The following coding sequences lie in one Polyangiaceae bacterium genomic window:
- a CDS encoding protein kinase encodes MLSKPASGLILAGKYKLLEPIGSGGMSEVFRAENLVIGRNVAVKLLNPNHARDPSLTERFFQEARSASRIQHPAIVDVLDAGEGETGPYLVMELLEGSSAASVLSRFGKMDVAAALATAVPVLSALSAAHGVGVVHRDLKPENIFYHRTDDERPVVKLLDFGIAKLLSPAGPTPRTSTGIVFGTPDYLSPEQAAGFGEIDGRSDLFSVAVVVYELLTGVRPFHAPTTVATAYRIAHAKAPTLAENGGPDHPTLDAVLARALAKRPDERHQTAADLAAELAALVSEDERERALERLVGSRAMRTLESSGVHPTYREEPASLATPSAPRTDATQPSRYRSTPSARPARYSTPPFPRQPSVAPSSGLGAQASSVQRSARPSQPPAAVATSSDSSTLPSLDAIQPSSRPSGSMRISPQRLVANAHVRGVVFRSLDAKVVSNYGRPARDTVMSEVCANRDLDLVQNSVQTIVMYELDLVSAYVERVTRDLARGDASWCRHAGHDGVSGELATMFGHLSNEECVGNLLRRSVPLLSRLLDFGRWDVEERESAVLMRVSDFEAAPLGIRDWLHGVVAGLVASAHPPVATSIARGAAAFSPQLVVEVVPMY; translated from the coding sequence ATGCTCAGCAAGCCTGCAAGTGGCCTCATCCTAGCGGGGAAGTACAAGCTCCTCGAACCCATCGGTTCGGGCGGGATGAGCGAAGTGTTTCGCGCGGAGAACCTGGTCATTGGGCGCAACGTGGCAGTCAAGTTGCTCAACCCAAATCATGCCCGAGATCCCAGCCTGACCGAGCGCTTCTTTCAGGAAGCCCGCTCGGCAAGCCGGATCCAGCACCCGGCCATTGTCGACGTCCTCGACGCTGGCGAAGGTGAAACGGGCCCCTACCTCGTGATGGAGCTACTCGAGGGAAGCAGCGCGGCGAGCGTGTTGTCGCGCTTCGGCAAGATGGACGTTGCCGCGGCCCTAGCGACCGCCGTTCCCGTGCTGTCTGCGCTGAGCGCAGCGCACGGTGTGGGAGTCGTTCATCGTGATCTCAAACCAGAGAACATCTTCTACCACCGAACCGACGACGAACGTCCGGTGGTGAAGCTCTTGGACTTCGGTATCGCGAAGCTGCTTTCTCCCGCGGGCCCCACTCCGCGGACGAGCACAGGCATCGTGTTCGGTACTCCGGACTATCTGTCACCGGAGCAAGCCGCCGGGTTCGGCGAGATCGACGGTCGCAGCGACTTGTTCTCGGTCGCCGTCGTCGTGTACGAACTCCTCACCGGCGTCCGTCCGTTTCATGCGCCGACGACGGTAGCCACGGCCTACCGTATCGCCCACGCCAAGGCGCCGACCTTGGCGGAGAACGGCGGGCCCGATCACCCCACACTGGACGCCGTCCTGGCACGCGCGCTCGCCAAACGGCCCGATGAACGGCACCAAACCGCTGCCGACCTGGCCGCAGAACTAGCCGCGCTGGTCAGCGAAGATGAGCGTGAGCGCGCCCTGGAGCGTCTGGTTGGCAGCCGCGCCATGCGCACGCTCGAATCGAGCGGAGTCCATCCGACCTACCGTGAAGAGCCTGCGAGTTTGGCGACGCCCTCCGCGCCGCGGACGGATGCGACCCAACCGTCACGGTATCGCTCCACGCCGAGCGCTCGCCCCGCTCGCTACTCGACCCCACCCTTCCCTCGCCAACCTTCCGTCGCACCGTCGAGCGGCCTTGGCGCGCAGGCCTCGAGTGTCCAGCGCTCCGCTCGCCCGTCACAACCCCCAGCGGCGGTCGCGACTTCATCGGACTCGTCGACGCTGCCCTCCCTCGACGCAATCCAGCCCAGTTCGCGCCCATCCGGGTCGATGCGCATCTCACCACAGCGCTTGGTCGCAAACGCCCACGTGCGAGGTGTGGTCTTTCGCTCCCTCGACGCCAAAGTCGTGAGCAACTACGGCCGCCCCGCCCGCGACACCGTGATGAGCGAAGTCTGCGCGAATCGGGATCTGGACCTGGTGCAGAACTCCGTGCAAACCATCGTGATGTACGAGTTGGACTTGGTGTCGGCCTACGTGGAGCGTGTCACACGCGATCTTGCACGAGGTGACGCAAGCTGGTGTCGGCATGCCGGTCACGACGGTGTGAGTGGGGAACTCGCGACCATGTTCGGGCATCTGAGCAACGAAGAATGCGTCGGCAACCTGCTGCGACGCAGCGTGCCGCTGCTCTCGCGGCTCCTGGATTTCGGGCGCTGGGACGTGGAGGAGCGCGAGAGCGCGGTGTTGATGAGGGTCAGCGACTTCGAGGCCGCCCCGTTGGGGATTCGGGACTGGCTTCACGGCGTGGTAGCCGGCCTGGTCGCGAGCGCTCATCCGCCCGTCGCGACGAGTATTGCGCGAGGTGCGGCGGCATTTAGTCCGCAACTGGTAGTCGAAGTCGTGCCGATGTATTAG
- the grpE gene encoding nucleotide exchange factor GrpE, producing MNDEIDATEHTAGSEPPAQAAEEVLDTEAQEVPDPLEEAKAEAARMREQLLRTAADFDNFRKRARKETHDAEVHGRDELLRELLPVFDNLERASLHAETATDVQSLADGVKMVLRIFFDTLAKLDVQRVESVGKPFDPSLHEAIQQMETSEYPAGSIAAEVQPGYRSGDRLVRPAMVVVARAPAAAASEPPASGAPEETEE from the coding sequence GTGAACGACGAGATTGACGCTACGGAACATACTGCGGGCTCCGAGCCGCCGGCCCAGGCTGCGGAAGAGGTGCTGGATACCGAGGCCCAAGAAGTCCCGGATCCCCTCGAAGAGGCCAAGGCCGAGGCCGCTCGGATGCGCGAGCAACTGTTGCGCACTGCAGCTGACTTCGACAACTTCCGCAAGCGGGCCCGCAAGGAGACGCACGATGCTGAAGTCCACGGGCGAGACGAACTCCTGAGAGAGCTCTTGCCCGTGTTCGACAATTTGGAACGGGCCAGCCTCCACGCGGAGACCGCGACGGACGTGCAGAGCCTGGCTGATGGCGTGAAGATGGTTTTGCGCATCTTCTTCGACACCCTCGCCAAACTCGATGTTCAGCGTGTGGAATCCGTTGGCAAGCCCTTCGACCCGAGCTTGCACGAAGCAATCCAGCAGATGGAGACGAGCGAATACCCAGCTGGGTCCATCGCTGCGGAAGTGCAGCCAGGCTATCGCTCCGGCGATCGCCTGGTGCGCCCCGCCATGGTGGTGGTGGCGCGAGCCCCCGCGGCCGCGGCATCCGAACCACCCGCCTCGGGCGCGCCGGAAGAGACCGAAGAGTAG
- the dnaK gene encoding molecular chaperone DnaK, protein MGKIIGIDLGTTNSCVAVLEGTSASGEPEVRVVPNSEGARTTPSVVALPPSGERLVGQVAKRQSTTNPERTVYAVKRLMGRKFSDEDVGRHRDTTAYRVVEHANGDAWVAIGDKQMSPSEVSAMVLTNLKEIAEAFLGEPVTEAIITVPAYFDDAQRQATKDAGKIAGLDVKRILNEPTAASLAYGLDKTQSERIAVYDLGGGTFDISILEIASGVFNVKATGGDTHLGGEDFDARIINKLAEEFKEEHGIDLKTDRMALQRLKEAAEKAKHELSSSLETEINIPFIATGSAGPLHLERAMKRSELEILTRDLVDRTIDSCRAVLADAKVGPDKIDQVVMVGGMTRMPSVQKAVKELFGKDPNKGVNPDEVVAVGAAIQGAALGGAIDEVLLLDVTPLAIGVETGGGVFTRLIPRNTTVPTEKSEIFTTSMDNQPFVPIHVLQGEREMAADNRSLARFELTGIPPAPRGVPKIQVTFRIDANGILSVEAKDLGTGKSQAINVTPTSGLSHDEIDRLVNEGERYKESDELRRDMAEIRNQAETLIYTTEQALEAYGDLLEVERVATIRGDLEALQGALSGGSDLETVREAYARLEHGTFEIAEAMYGGGEGTT, encoded by the coding sequence ATGGGGAAGATTATCGGCATCGACCTGGGGACGACCAACTCCTGTGTGGCCGTGCTGGAGGGCACGAGCGCTAGCGGTGAACCCGAAGTGCGCGTCGTGCCGAACTCCGAGGGCGCACGCACGACGCCCAGCGTCGTGGCTCTCCCACCTTCCGGGGAGCGCTTGGTCGGGCAGGTGGCCAAGCGCCAATCCACGACGAATCCCGAGCGAACCGTCTACGCGGTGAAGCGCCTCATGGGACGCAAGTTCAGCGACGAAGACGTGGGTCGCCATCGTGACACCACCGCGTATCGCGTCGTGGAGCACGCCAACGGCGACGCCTGGGTAGCCATCGGCGACAAGCAGATGTCCCCCTCGGAGGTGAGCGCGATGGTGCTCACCAACCTCAAGGAGATTGCCGAAGCATTTTTGGGGGAGCCTGTCACCGAGGCCATCATCACGGTTCCCGCGTACTTCGATGACGCCCAGCGCCAGGCCACCAAAGACGCGGGCAAGATCGCCGGTCTCGACGTCAAGCGCATCCTGAACGAGCCCACTGCCGCATCGCTGGCCTACGGCTTGGACAAGACTCAATCCGAGCGTATTGCGGTCTACGATCTGGGAGGCGGTACGTTCGACATTTCCATCCTGGAAATTGCCAGCGGCGTCTTCAACGTGAAGGCTACGGGTGGTGATACCCACCTGGGCGGCGAGGATTTCGACGCACGAATCATCAACAAGCTCGCCGAGGAGTTCAAAGAAGAGCACGGCATCGATCTCAAGACCGACCGCATGGCGCTACAACGCCTGAAGGAAGCTGCAGAGAAGGCGAAGCACGAGCTTTCCTCCTCTCTGGAGACGGAAATCAACATTCCGTTCATCGCGACGGGATCTGCCGGCCCACTCCACCTGGAGCGAGCCATGAAGCGCAGTGAGCTCGAGATTCTGACGCGAGATCTCGTCGATCGGACCATCGACAGCTGCCGCGCCGTGCTGGCGGACGCCAAGGTGGGCCCCGACAAGATCGATCAGGTGGTCATGGTGGGCGGCATGACGCGCATGCCGTCCGTGCAAAAAGCCGTCAAGGAACTGTTCGGCAAAGATCCCAACAAGGGAGTCAATCCCGACGAGGTCGTGGCGGTGGGGGCAGCCATCCAGGGAGCGGCGCTGGGCGGGGCGATCGACGAAGTGCTGTTGCTCGACGTGACTCCCCTCGCCATCGGCGTCGAGACCGGTGGCGGGGTTTTCACTCGCCTCATTCCCCGCAACACCACGGTCCCCACCGAGAAGAGTGAGATCTTCACTACCAGCATGGACAACCAGCCGTTCGTGCCCATTCACGTGCTGCAGGGCGAGCGCGAGATGGCGGCGGACAACCGCAGTCTTGCCCGCTTCGAGCTGACGGGAATTCCTCCGGCACCGCGCGGCGTTCCGAAGATTCAGGTTACGTTTCGCATCGACGCGAACGGGATCCTGAGCGTGGAGGCCAAGGATCTGGGCACCGGCAAGAGCCAGGCGATCAACGTCACGCCGACCAGCGGTCTGAGCCACGACGAGATCGACCGCCTCGTAAACGAGGGCGAGCGCTACAAGGAGTCCGACGAGCTCCGCCGCGACATGGCGGAGATTCGAAACCAGGCCGAGACCCTGATCTACACCACGGAGCAGGCGCTCGAGGCCTACGGGGATCTGTTGGAGGTCGAGCGTGTCGCTACCATTCGTGGTGACCTCGAAGCTCTCCAAGGCGCGCTGAGCGGCGGATCCGACCTCGAAACCGTGCGTGAGGCTTATGCCCGTTTGGAGCACGGCACCTTCGAGATCGCGGAGGCGATGTACGGTGGGGGTGAGGGCACGACGTGA
- a CDS encoding protein kinase, with product MENLGRYTLLDRLGVGAWSEVFKAKSFGVEGFEKTIVVKRLTPEFAADAAFVEDFVRAAKKAIRLSHANIAQVFDLGHEVGDAGHSYFLAGEFVAGVDLLSVLRSKVGADSLPLPLALFLVAQAAKALEHAHRRVDADGQTGVVHGALSPADVLLSFEGEVKLTDFCITEAVLPHLARTAPERLREKLPYLSPEVLRQEPATSASDIYALGALLLRMLAAEPPHVAEDADALRERIASGAPVDLSRLRENLAPELAELLKRCLEPSPERRVESAGRFYEQVLALTYALGARFDDSDLADWLDNVDLRARPATLPPLEEVFEEVEPEELVPSSRPLAADFEEASTEGLQTLGELPSERELTVLAVAFRAGPTRVEAVRMRARAVALRYGGRELESASAAIYFVFGLEPGDTRHLDNAARAGLVMLRAIGPLAEPAAALRFNTAVVHDGELDDAARPELVRSCEELPPTPAGALLATRAAAERLGEAFPTRPGPNAEHVFLEEPSQPQGLGPFLGRRSELRSLAQALSGASRGRLHAVAVVGPHGIGKTRLLSAATRRVSAARLDVGVYVATCPPRGRDVPWSGATAMLRALTGVRDGDALDGVLGVEPRLRALGLVDEETSALLALLGAGPAASPHAIETAFAKALASLCAERLHVLAWDDAHELDADSTRAIAFAMDRLERSQVAVVLLGREREPGALFSRPGLELLELGDLEREDASKLAALRLGVETIPPTLEAFLWERAGGHPMFIEELLREALASKALLVQQERVQLFEQSAALTVPRSLKMLVADRLRRLPDAERGLLVAAAILEPPADLAVVAELVELPVGVVHHLADSLIHKELLVARGTTHVGFASQLVRDVVLADFARDRAQELHVRAADALQIVLGVRTEELAAQIGHHLAMAGQADRAAGFFATSGFYHAEARRLDVAARHLMRALSLADLSDRGAEQIRQWVGALSEALHHVRAGEGLHELVRRLSGWLVLDKAIDGRLRGAIEIDLAVSLGALHRYKEARRLLQRAADSAAAWPELARSALLVDAELSIRQGEMRDAEAALQRAEKLQAADAIDEHRFWIATAQTCAGAGRFDDAIAALDTARDLVPEEDAVLSAERDKVRALVAGFRGDWTECARISALAAEEARGAGLMHEAAVNLHNQGDSLLRLDEPARAYAVLGASRALAEQIGSERMVNLNVGMMAFLDALKGDKVASDVLQRSIVKADSQKWAWDVVTLRYLLGRLHAARGDASAARRELSAAHSLASSADNRVLAQDCERALAELGSS from the coding sequence GTGGAAAACCTCGGCCGCTACACACTCTTGGACCGGTTGGGGGTTGGCGCCTGGAGTGAGGTATTCAAGGCGAAGAGCTTTGGCGTCGAGGGCTTCGAGAAGACGATCGTCGTCAAACGACTGACGCCGGAGTTCGCCGCGGACGCCGCTTTCGTGGAGGACTTCGTGCGCGCGGCGAAGAAGGCGATTCGTCTCAGCCATGCGAACATCGCCCAAGTGTTCGATCTCGGGCACGAGGTCGGCGATGCGGGGCACAGCTACTTCTTGGCCGGCGAGTTCGTTGCGGGCGTCGATCTGCTGAGCGTGCTGCGTTCAAAGGTCGGTGCCGATTCGTTGCCGCTGCCCCTGGCGTTGTTCTTGGTCGCGCAAGCCGCCAAGGCGCTGGAGCACGCACATCGACGCGTCGACGCCGACGGTCAAACTGGCGTCGTGCATGGTGCTCTCTCGCCCGCCGACGTGCTGCTCAGCTTCGAAGGTGAGGTCAAGCTAACGGACTTTTGCATCACCGAGGCGGTGCTTCCGCACCTGGCGCGGACGGCGCCCGAGCGCTTGCGCGAGAAGTTGCCGTACCTGAGTCCCGAAGTCTTGCGGCAGGAACCTGCGACCTCAGCCAGTGACATCTACGCCTTGGGTGCCTTGCTGTTGCGCATGTTGGCCGCCGAACCGCCGCACGTTGCGGAGGATGCCGATGCGCTGCGGGAGCGAATCGCTTCAGGCGCTCCCGTCGACTTGAGTCGACTGCGCGAGAACCTGGCGCCGGAACTAGCGGAGTTGTTGAAGCGTTGTTTGGAGCCGTCGCCTGAGCGGCGGGTCGAGTCTGCGGGGCGCTTCTACGAGCAAGTTCTGGCGCTGACCTACGCGCTCGGCGCGCGCTTCGATGACAGTGACCTGGCGGATTGGCTCGACAATGTGGATCTGCGCGCTCGCCCGGCGACGTTACCGCCCTTGGAAGAGGTTTTCGAAGAGGTAGAGCCCGAGGAACTCGTGCCGTCGTCGCGTCCACTGGCGGCCGACTTCGAGGAAGCTTCCACCGAGGGGCTACAGACCCTCGGTGAGCTGCCCAGTGAGCGAGAGCTCACCGTACTAGCTGTGGCTTTTCGTGCCGGGCCCACTCGCGTGGAGGCTGTGCGCATGCGAGCGCGCGCAGTCGCGTTGCGCTACGGAGGACGAGAGCTGGAGTCGGCGTCCGCTGCGATCTACTTCGTGTTCGGTCTGGAGCCCGGCGATACCCGCCATCTCGACAATGCAGCCCGTGCCGGGCTGGTCATGCTTCGCGCCATTGGGCCCCTTGCCGAACCCGCGGCTGCGCTGCGATTCAACACGGCCGTCGTGCACGACGGGGAGCTTGACGACGCCGCGCGGCCGGAGCTCGTGCGGTCGTGTGAGGAACTACCTCCCACCCCGGCTGGGGCGCTGTTGGCGACGCGAGCTGCGGCAGAGCGTTTGGGAGAGGCATTTCCCACTCGCCCGGGCCCGAACGCAGAACACGTGTTCCTGGAGGAACCGAGCCAACCTCAGGGACTCGGGCCGTTCCTGGGGCGCCGTTCCGAGCTGCGCAGCTTGGCCCAAGCGCTGAGTGGTGCGTCGCGTGGCCGGCTTCACGCCGTTGCGGTGGTTGGCCCTCACGGAATCGGGAAGACCCGGCTGCTCTCTGCCGCGACACGTCGCGTGAGCGCGGCGCGCCTCGACGTCGGCGTCTACGTTGCCACCTGTCCGCCGCGGGGGCGCGACGTGCCTTGGAGCGGCGCCACTGCCATGCTGCGCGCCCTGACCGGCGTGCGCGACGGGGACGCTCTGGACGGCGTGTTAGGGGTCGAGCCGCGGCTTCGCGCCCTGGGCCTCGTGGACGAGGAAACATCCGCGCTGTTGGCTCTCCTCGGGGCCGGTCCCGCCGCGAGCCCTCACGCGATCGAAACGGCCTTTGCAAAAGCACTCGCCTCGTTGTGCGCGGAAAGACTTCACGTTCTGGCTTGGGATGATGCCCACGAGCTAGACGCAGACAGCACGCGCGCCATCGCTTTCGCCATGGACCGACTCGAACGGTCGCAAGTGGCCGTCGTACTCTTGGGACGGGAGCGGGAACCAGGTGCGTTGTTCAGCCGCCCGGGGCTGGAGCTACTCGAGCTTGGAGACCTGGAGCGCGAAGACGCATCGAAGCTGGCGGCGCTCCGCCTCGGCGTCGAGACCATTCCGCCGACGCTGGAGGCGTTCCTGTGGGAACGCGCCGGAGGCCACCCGATGTTCATCGAGGAGCTACTGCGTGAAGCGCTGGCGAGCAAGGCACTCCTCGTGCAACAGGAACGTGTACAACTCTTCGAGCAGAGCGCTGCGCTGACGGTCCCGCGTTCCCTCAAGATGTTGGTTGCAGACCGCTTGCGGCGCCTGCCCGATGCAGAGCGTGGATTGCTTGTCGCGGCTGCCATTCTGGAGCCACCGGCGGATCTCGCGGTGGTTGCGGAGCTGGTCGAGCTGCCGGTCGGAGTCGTGCACCACCTAGCCGACTCCCTCATTCACAAGGAACTCCTGGTCGCTCGTGGCACGACGCACGTCGGCTTTGCGTCCCAGCTGGTACGGGACGTGGTGCTGGCGGACTTCGCGCGCGACCGCGCGCAAGAGCTCCACGTGCGCGCGGCCGATGCATTGCAGATCGTGCTGGGTGTCCGCACCGAAGAGTTGGCTGCACAGATTGGCCATCACCTGGCCATGGCGGGCCAGGCGGACCGCGCCGCTGGTTTCTTCGCCACCAGTGGCTTCTATCACGCGGAAGCGCGTCGTCTGGACGTTGCCGCACGCCACCTCATGCGCGCGCTGAGCCTGGCGGACTTGTCGGACCGTGGGGCAGAGCAGATCCGCCAATGGGTCGGAGCACTCAGCGAAGCGCTCCACCACGTTCGCGCCGGCGAAGGCTTGCATGAGCTGGTGCGCCGATTGAGCGGCTGGTTGGTGCTCGACAAGGCCATCGACGGCAGGCTGCGCGGTGCAATCGAGATTGACCTCGCGGTCAGCCTCGGCGCGCTGCATCGCTACAAAGAAGCACGTCGCTTGTTGCAGCGGGCTGCAGACTCTGCCGCGGCATGGCCCGAGCTAGCGCGCTCGGCGCTACTGGTTGACGCGGAGCTCTCGATTCGGCAGGGCGAAATGCGGGATGCCGAAGCAGCGCTGCAGCGCGCGGAAAAGCTTCAGGCCGCCGACGCCATCGACGAGCACCGCTTCTGGATCGCCACGGCGCAGACTTGCGCTGGCGCCGGGCGTTTCGATGACGCCATTGCCGCGCTCGACACGGCACGCGACCTCGTCCCGGAAGAAGACGCCGTTCTCTCGGCAGAGCGTGACAAAGTTCGAGCTCTCGTCGCGGGTTTTCGCGGCGACTGGACGGAGTGTGCTCGCATCTCAGCGCTCGCTGCAGAAGAGGCTCGTGGTGCGGGCTTGATGCACGAGGCCGCCGTGAATCTGCACAATCAAGGCGACTCGCTGCTCCGCCTGGATGAGCCGGCGCGGGCCTATGCCGTATTGGGAGCGAGCCGCGCGCTGGCCGAGCAGATCGGCTCGGAGCGCATGGTGAATCTCAATGTGGGAATGATGGCTTTTCTCGATGCGCTCAAGGGCGACAAGGTCGCGAGCGACGTGCTTCAGCGCAGCATCGTCAAAGCGGACTCGCAGAAATGGGCGTGGGACGTGGTGACGCTTCGCTACTTGCTGGGGCGACTGCATGCGGCTCGTGGCGATGCCTCTGCGGCTCGTCGCGAGCTGTCGGCTGCCCACAGCCTCGCTTCGAGCGCCGACAACCGGGTGCTGGCTCAGGACTGCGAGCGCGCGCTAGCTGAGCTCGGCTCGAGCTGA